The following are from one region of the Chloracidobacterium sp. genome:
- a CDS encoding deoxyhypusine synthase family protein — translation MSDEELEAADVARIGDTLANRDEYQEADEWIGSVINQLETTRSYSVREFLHLMGRELAEIAHEDGIMTAAYKSRIPVFCPDIAGTELSVGIARAKFEKKLQLTFDTTQDTMEMMQIAQKTRNSGIITLGSINAQNMVNIGEVSSYITRTTARGLQICDLDHDRFRSAGNAYTIVRRHTPRSFRQTPSRSHDRLRPQVTHRSHCR, via the coding sequence ATGAGCGATGAAGAACTTGAAGCTGCTGATGTAGCACGTATCGGTGACACGCTTGCTAATCGAGACGAGTACCAGGAAGCCGATGAATGGATCGGCAGCGTCATCAATCAGCTGGAAACGACGCGGTCGTATTCCGTTCGTGAGTTTCTTCACCTGATGGGCCGAGAATTGGCTGAGATCGCACACGAAGACGGCATTATGACCGCTGCTTACAAATCCCGGATCCCGGTCTTTTGCCCCGACATCGCCGGAACCGAGCTTTCGGTTGGGATCGCACGTGCAAAGTTTGAGAAGAAACTGCAGTTAACTTTTGATACGACGCAGGATACGATGGAAATGATGCAGATCGCGCAAAAAACGCGGAATTCGGGCATCATCACGCTAGGCAGCATTAACGCTCAGAACATGGTCAATATCGGCGAAGTGTCGTCTTACATTACTCGGACAACCGCCCGCGGCCTACAGATATGCGATCTCGATCACGACCGATTCCGCTCCGCTGGAAACGCGTACACCATCGTTCGGCGGCACACACCGCGAAGTTTTCGGCAAACTCCATCGCGGAGCCACGACCGCCTACGTCCCCAAGTGACCCATCGATCGCATTGCCGATGA
- a CDS encoding deoxyhypusine synthase family protein: MEGAGFGAKQLAEAHRIWLDMLDDNSTIYLCGSGNLIPSGMRRLIAYVIKNRFVDVIVMSGTVLYHDIHETLGRNHYQASEYER, translated from the coding sequence ATGGAAGGAGCAGGCTTTGGTGCAAAACAGTTGGCCGAAGCCCACCGGATCTGGCTCGATATGCTCGACGACAACTCGACGATTTACCTTTGCGGTTCGGGAAACTTGATCCCTTCCGGAATGCGGCGGTTGATAGCTTATGTCATCAAGAACCGTTTCGTCGACGTCATTGTGATGTCCGGCACCGTTTTGTACCACGACATACACGAAACACTTGGACGCAATCATTATCAAGCATCCGAGTATGAGCGATGA
- a CDS encoding prepilin-type N-terminal cleavage/methylation domain-containing protein, whose amino-acid sequence MKNSRNEGFSLIELLIVVVIVGVIAALAVPSLRRGIRAAENGTTFATMRTISSAKLDSFRGMADLPVYPS is encoded by the coding sequence ATGAAGAATAGTCGAAATGAAGGGTTTTCATTGATCGAATTATTGATAGTGGTGGTTATTGTCGGCGTGATCGCGGCGCTTGCTGTGCCGTCACTCCGACGGGGTATCCGTGCGGCCGAGAACGGGACCACGTTCGCAACAATGCGGACGATCTCGTCGGCCAAGTTGGATTCTTTTCGCGGAATGGCCGATTTGCCCGTGTATCCGAGCTGA
- a CDS encoding YihA family ribosome biogenesis GTP-binding protein has translation MKIASAEFVKSAFERSHWTDDGLPEIAFLGRSNVGKSSLLNSLLQRKGLARTSNTPGRTQSINFFLVNGSFYFVDLPGYGFARVSKTMRSDWGKMAEDYLSERENLALCIQLVDSRHDPTQLDLQLYEWLMHRETPYLVVATKADKLSNNQFAKQLQIIKAKMPGPEVIGFSAVSGKGREALWSEIDSSVKS, from the coding sequence ATGAAAATAGCCTCAGCCGAATTTGTCAAAAGTGCCTTCGAACGCAGCCACTGGACGGATGACGGACTTCCAGAGATCGCATTTCTTGGACGGTCTAACGTTGGAAAGTCGTCGCTCCTTAATTCGCTATTGCAGCGAAAAGGGCTTGCAAGGACATCCAATACGCCCGGCCGGACCCAAAGCATCAATTTCTTTTTGGTCAACGGATCGTTCTATTTCGTCGACCTTCCCGGATATGGTTTTGCGCGCGTTTCGAAAACAATGCGTTCCGACTGGGGCAAGATGGCAGAGGACTACCTCTCCGAACGCGAAAACCTCGCTCTCTGTATCCAGTTGGTCGATTCGCGACACGATCCGACGCAGCTTGACCTGCAGCTCTACGAATGGCTGATGCATCGCGAAACGCCATACCTGGTCGTAGCGACAAAGGCCGATAAGCTGTCGAATAATCAATTCGCGAAGCAACTGCAGATCATAAAGGCGAAGATGCCAGGGCCTGAGGTGATCGGGTTCTCAGCTGTCTCAGGTAAGGGCCGCGAGGCACTTTGGTCAGAGATCGATTCGTCCGTAAAAAGTTAA
- the rho gene encoding transcription termination factor Rho, with protein sequence MATKTTTSRRSKPERPDEESTESESVKSTEETVDQNSSKASNSNNNANGDLLNLADLKDMSISELTHIAKEMGIEGATGLRKQELIFKLLAAQTEKSGLIFSEGVLETLPDGFGFLRALSITTSQVPDDIYVSPSQIRKFDLRTGDTVSGQIRPPKEGERYFALIKVEAINFEAPETSREKIFFDNLTPLYPDEQLKMEVGPENISARVIDLVTPIGKGQRALIVAPPRTGKTVLLQTIANSITENHPEVTLIVLLIDERPEEVTDMQRSVRGEVISSTFDEPPTRHVQVADMVIEKAKRLVEHKRDVVILLDSITRLARAHNAVVPPSGKILSGGIDSNALQRPKRFFGAARNIEEGGSLTIIATALIDTGSRMDDVIFEEFKGTGNSEIHLDRRLSDKRLFPSIDLQRSGTRKEELLLSKEDLNRIWVMRRVLNPLSPVEQMEVVLERLSKTKTNAEFLASMQT encoded by the coding sequence ATGGCAACCAAAACCACCACATCCCGCAGGTCGAAACCGGAAAGGCCGGACGAAGAATCGACCGAGTCTGAATCGGTCAAATCGACCGAAGAAACCGTCGATCAAAACAGCTCAAAGGCGTCGAACAGCAACAACAATGCTAATGGCGACCTTCTGAACCTTGCCGATCTAAAGGACATGTCGATCAGCGAACTCACCCATATCGCCAAAGAAATGGGCATCGAAGGAGCGACCGGCCTGCGAAAGCAAGAGTTGATCTTCAAGCTGCTCGCTGCTCAAACCGAGAAAAGCGGGCTGATCTTTTCGGAAGGTGTCCTTGAAACGCTGCCCGACGGCTTCGGATTTCTTCGCGCCCTGAGTATAACTACCTCCCAAGTACCTGACGACATCTATGTAAGCCCCTCGCAGATCCGCAAGTTCGATCTTCGAACCGGCGATACGGTCTCTGGCCAGATACGTCCGCCAAAAGAAGGCGAGAGGTATTTTGCATTGATCAAGGTCGAGGCGATCAATTTCGAAGCTCCCGAAACATCGCGTGAAAAGATCTTTTTCGACAACCTCACACCGCTTTATCCTGATGAGCAGTTGAAGATGGAGGTCGGTCCGGAGAATATTTCGGCCAGAGTGATCGATCTCGTCACGCCTATTGGTAAAGGCCAGCGTGCCCTGATCGTTGCACCTCCGCGTACGGGTAAGACAGTTCTGCTTCAGACAATTGCGAATTCGATAACCGAGAATCATCCTGAGGTCACGCTGATCGTTCTCCTTATCGACGAGCGACCGGAAGAGGTCACCGACATGCAGCGTTCGGTCAGAGGCGAGGTCATCTCGTCGACCTTTGACGAACCGCCGACGCGTCACGTCCAGGTTGCAGATATGGTGATCGAAAAGGCCAAGCGTCTTGTCGAACATAAACGCGATGTCGTCATCCTTCTCGATTCGATTACGCGTCTCGCACGTGCCCATAACGCTGTTGTCCCGCCATCCGGCAAGATCCTTTCAGGCGGTATCGATTCCAACGCCCTTCAGCGTCCCAAGCGTTTCTTCGGAGCGGCCCGCAATATCGAAGAAGGCGGTTCGCTGACGATCATCGCAACGGCCCTGATCGATACCGGCTCGCGTATGGACGACGTGATCTTTGAAGAGTTCAAGGGTACGGGCAACTCTGAGATCCATCTTGACCGCCGTTTGTCCGACAAGCGTCTCTTCCCGTCGATCGACCTCCAGCGTTCGGGTACGCGTAAGGAAGAACTGCTCTTGAGCAAAGAGGATCTCAACCGCATTTGGGTCATGCGTCGGGTTCTCAATCCGCTTTCGCCGGTCGAGCAGATGGAAGTGGTTCTGGAACGCCTAAGCAAGACGAAGACCAACGCCGAGTTCCTCGCGTCAATGCAGACCTAG
- a CDS encoding glycogen/starch synthase, whose amino-acid sequence MRVAVISAEAVPYSKTGGLGDVAGALPKALKAVGIDSVAHHALLLADERRTSLEHCVR is encoded by the coding sequence ATGCGTGTAGCGGTCATATCTGCCGAGGCGGTTCCTTATTCAAAGACCGGCGGTCTTGGCGACGTTGCGGGTGCATTGCCCAAAGCGTTGAAAGCCGTAGGCATCGATTCGGTCGCTCATCACGCCCTGTTACTGGCAGACGAAAGGCGAACATCTCTGGAACACTGCGTTCGATGA
- a CDS encoding glycogen/starch synthase, with protein MRSLITPCYWQTKGEHLWNTAFDDLAVDWKGGIYPAKAFHSEANGSPTFLIDAPSLFHRDSIYGFREDHERFAFFNHAALVLLKRLGTPPDIVHLNDWHCGFAAVELASARRHDPFWRNTRTVFSIHNMAYQGGFSSEELFKFGFSSDLARNAFAFNGYASAMKAGLAVSDTLSTVSRRYAQEIQTPENGYGLDWLTRQRASRLIGITNGVDYEVWDPATDAGSRQITVSTTSAASVYANASCSNAFRCLSISNARSLPISPASPHKRVSI; from the coding sequence ATTCGGTCGCTCATCACGCCCTGTTACTGGCAGACGAAAGGCGAACATCTCTGGAACACTGCGTTCGATGATCTGGCGGTCGACTGGAAAGGTGGAATTTATCCCGCCAAGGCGTTTCACAGCGAAGCGAATGGTTCACCGACGTTCCTGATCGACGCTCCGTCGCTGTTTCACCGCGATTCGATCTACGGTTTTCGGGAGGATCACGAGCGTTTCGCGTTTTTTAACCACGCCGCGCTCGTCCTGCTCAAACGCCTCGGCACACCGCCCGATATAGTCCATTTGAACGACTGGCATTGCGGATTCGCGGCTGTCGAGCTTGCTTCGGCGAGACGGCACGATCCCTTTTGGCGAAACACGCGGACGGTCTTTTCGATCCACAATATGGCTTACCAGGGCGGCTTCAGTTCCGAAGAGCTTTTTAAGTTCGGCTTTAGCAGCGACCTCGCACGCAACGCTTTCGCATTTAACGGTTACGCTTCGGCGATGAAGGCCGGCCTCGCGGTTTCTGATACGCTCTCGACCGTTTCCCGCCGCTATGCCCAAGAGATACAGACGCCTGAGAATGGTTATGGCCTCGATTGGCTTACCCGGCAGCGTGCATCGAGGCTGATCGGCATCACCAACGGCGTCGATTACGAGGTCTGGGATCCCGCGACCGACGCCGGCTCCCGGCAAATTACAGTATCGACGACCTCAGCGGCAAGCGTGTATGCAAACGCGTCCTGCTCGAACGCTTTTCGCTGCCTGTCGATCTCGAACGCCCGATCTTTGCCAATATCACCCGCCTCACCGCACAAAAGGGTATCGATCTGA
- a CDS encoding glycosyltransferase encodes MMQAAGEILAAGAYIISLGSGEKQYEDFWQRLRDHAPHQVGVYRGYSEPLAHLIEAGADLFMMPSKFEPCGLNQMYSLRYGTIPVVRAVGGLDDTVQNWDAVHSTGNGFKFGPYNAQAFAESIYEALFAYADPESRLRIQRNGMAIDNSWENAARKYVELYSWTLS; translated from the coding sequence ATGATGCAGGCCGCCGGCGAGATACTTGCTGCCGGTGCGTATATCATCTCGCTCGGTTCAGGCGAAAAGCAGTACGAAGATTTCTGGCAGCGTCTGCGTGATCACGCTCCGCATCAGGTCGGTGTCTATCGCGGATACAGCGAACCGCTTGCCCATTTGATCGAGGCCGGAGCCGACCTCTTCATGATGCCGTCCAAATTCGAGCCATGCGGCCTCAACCAGATGTACAGCCTGCGTTACGGCACGATACCCGTCGTTCGTGCCGTCGGCGGCCTTGACGATACGGTCCAAAATTGGGACGCCGTCCATTCGACCGGCAACGGCTTCAAGTTCGGCCCTTACAACGCTCAGGCATTTGCCGAAAGCATCTACGAAGCCCTCTTCGCCTACGCCGATCCCGAATCGCGTCTCCGCATCCAACGAAACGGCATGGCGATCGATAATTCATGGGAGAACGCGGCCCGTAAATATGTCGAACTATATTCATGGACGCTGAGCTGA
- a CDS encoding GNAT family N-acetyltransferase, with protein sequence MDAELINLLVVDHEITLRRLEETDVDQMFGLVDSNRQHLRDFMHWMTPDYSIESAREFIQNAKDAVLARKALSFGIFRKDKLIGAVGFVQFDWNSRKSEIGYWIDKAEEGQGIITRSTALLIEYAFEELKLNRIEIRCAAENTRSAAIPERLGFLREGRLRQSEYRNGRLHDFDVYGLLADDERVW encoded by the coding sequence ATGGACGCTGAGCTGATCAATTTACTCGTGGTCGATCACGAGATCACACTACGTCGCCTGGAAGAGACCGACGTTGATCAAATGTTCGGTCTGGTCGACAGCAACCGCCAACATTTGCGGGATTTCATGCACTGGATGACACCGGACTATTCGATAGAATCGGCACGTGAGTTTATTCAGAACGCAAAAGATGCAGTCTTGGCACGTAAGGCATTGAGCTTTGGTATCTTTCGAAAAGACAAATTGATCGGTGCTGTCGGGTTTGTACAGTTTGACTGGAATTCACGCAAAAGCGAGATCGGGTACTGGATCGACAAGGCTGAGGAAGGTCAAGGTATCATTACGAGATCCACTGCTCTTTTGATCGAATATGCATTTGAAGAATTGAAGCTAAATCGCATCGAGATCCGTTGCGCGGCCGAGAACACTAGAAGTGCCGCGATCCCAGAGCGGCTTGGATTTCTACGGGAAGGCCGGTTGCGCCAATCCGAGTATCGCAACGGCAGGCTTCACGACTTCGATGTGTACGGTCTCCTCGCGGACGACGAACGTGTTTGGTAG
- a CDS encoding GNAT family N-acetyltransferase, with protein MSEVLEVRIVTFDQSLAKAFADLNYEWIERFFVVEKHDREILERPKELVIDRGGQIFFAMIGDQVAGTVALINADSGSFELAKMAVSPAFQGNGIGDRLIEACVEHAEASGKRRLFLLSNTKLRPAIILYRKHGFTETMLDERSPYERVDICMELDLATH; from the coding sequence ATGAGCGAGGTTCTCGAGGTGAGGATCGTGACGTTTGACCAGTCGCTGGCAAAGGCCTTCGCCGACCTCAATTACGAGTGGATCGAGCGATTCTTCGTCGTTGAGAAACACGACCGCGAGATACTCGAACGCCCAAAAGAACTCGTTATCGACCGAGGAGGGCAAATATTCTTCGCAATGATCGGCGACCAGGTCGCGGGAACGGTCGCGTTGATAAATGCGGACAGCGGGTCGTTTGAACTTGCCAAAATGGCCGTCTCGCCTGCCTTTCAGGGCAATGGGATCGGCGACCGTCTGATCGAAGCCTGCGTTGAGCACGCCGAAGCATCAGGCAAGCGGCGGCTATTCCTGCTTTCGAATACCAAACTCCGGCCTGCCATCATTCTCTATCGCAAACATGGCTTTACCGAGACGATGCTCGACGAACGTTCGCCCTACGAACGCGTCGATATTTGCATGGAATTAGACCTCGCGACCCATTGA
- a CDS encoding response regulator transcription factor codes for MGRKNIKVVIADDHPIFRSGLVSVFSQQSDIEIVGAAANGHEALSLIKSSEADVAILDVDMPELDGIETARQLKEAFPSVAVVFLTMHRDTTILRSMKTLNAKGYVLKDSALNDIVDCVRRVSKGKTFIGTGLDELVLEAVDSLSLRSVPQLARLTQTELQIMRLVGEYKTSKEIAQELFVSIKTIETHRYNICLKLGISGPHALLAFAVEHQRHLENLAG; via the coding sequence ATGGGACGTAAGAATATCAAAGTTGTCATCGCGGACGATCATCCGATCTTTCGGAGCGGCCTGGTATCTGTTTTCAGCCAGCAGTCCGACATCGAGATAGTTGGTGCGGCGGCGAATGGCCATGAGGCTCTCAGCCTGATCAAATCATCTGAAGCGGACGTTGCGATCCTCGACGTCGATATGCCCGAGCTCGATGGAATTGAGACCGCCCGGCAATTAAAGGAAGCGTTTCCGAGCGTCGCGGTGGTTTTTCTCACGATGCATCGGGATACGACGATCCTCCGTTCAATGAAGACTCTCAATGCCAAGGGTTATGTCCTCAAGGATTCCGCCCTTAATGACATCGTAGACTGCGTCAGACGGGTCTCAAAGGGCAAAACATTTATTGGAACAGGTTTGGATGAACTGGTCTTGGAAGCGGTGGATTCGCTCTCACTGCGGAGTGTTCCACAACTCGCGAGGCTTACCCAAACGGAATTGCAAATAATGCGTCTCGTCGGGGAATACAAGACAAGCAAAGAGATCGCACAAGAATTATTTGTAAGTATCAAAACGATCGAGACCCACCGCTACAACATTTGTCTGAAACTCGGAATTTCGGGTCCGCACGCCTTGCTCGCGTTCGCGGTCGAACACCAAAGGCACCTCGAAAACCTCGCCGGATAA
- a CDS encoding M1 family metallopeptidase yields MKFRVLALATLFVCLCTADHFAQDLYKPRNVKAAYAAGLRSKDGKPTAKYFQNSSAHNIKISVNPPSRYVSGSQEIVYKNNSPLTLDRLIVRLEMNAHAPESARERNVDTKQLTSDVVITEFAENGVVRPWKPLLDIKGMSLNAIGLEKPIPPGGATTLSFKWVYELAEKPDRDGAIDPTTFYIAYFYPRVAVLSNVDRWDTDQHLLGGHEFFGDFNDYNVEVNVPKNFIVWGTGTLINIDEVLQPKHAERLKRSFTSDAVINVASLAEVRAGTVTAQTPTVTWKWRSENVPDVVYGLSDHYIWDASSIVVDKKSGRRASTQAAYDETSKNFTEMVTYIKSALDFASNDWPGIPYPYPKMTIFRGTADMEAPMMANDSSQEDPKFQHFIAAHEILHTYFPFFMGINERRYSFMEEGWTTAFEYGFNQKRFGQPFTDDLFKKIRVANWVNNADPSADLPIMTPEHAVSGLVQTYGDNKYGKAALGYLALKELLGDTDFRKGLHGFMNDWNGKHPMPWDMFYSFNTHTEKDLNWFWNAWFFSHGYIDHAIVDVRAEQGGTIVMLKNIGGYPAPANMVVTFTDGSSETIRQGPDIWRKNTKEVETRINVPKSVRSIVLDGGIFMDANAADNKWPR; encoded by the coding sequence ATGAAGTTTCGCGTTCTCGCTCTGGCAACCCTGTTTGTCTGCCTCTGTACTGCAGACCATTTCGCGCAGGATCTCTACAAACCTCGGAACGTGAAAGCGGCCTATGCAGCTGGCCTACGGTCTAAGGACGGAAAGCCGACCGCTAAGTATTTTCAGAATAGTTCGGCCCACAACATCAAGATCTCGGTGAATCCGCCGAGCAGGTACGTCTCTGGCTCCCAAGAAATTGTTTACAAGAACAATAGTCCGTTGACGCTTGACCGGCTCATAGTTCGTCTTGAAATGAATGCACACGCGCCGGAATCTGCTCGTGAGAGGAACGTTGATACGAAACAACTCACTTCGGATGTGGTGATCACCGAATTCGCCGAGAACGGGGTGGTTCGACCATGGAAACCGCTTCTCGATATCAAAGGAATGTCGCTGAACGCCATTGGCCTCGAGAAGCCGATACCACCGGGCGGAGCGACGACGCTTTCCTTCAAGTGGGTCTACGAACTCGCTGAAAAACCCGATCGTGATGGGGCGATCGATCCGACGACCTTCTATATTGCCTATTTCTATCCGCGGGTGGCAGTTCTAAGTAATGTTGACCGTTGGGACACCGATCAGCATTTGCTGGGCGGACACGAGTTTTTTGGCGATTTCAACGACTACAACGTAGAGGTGAACGTACCGAAGAATTTCATAGTTTGGGGGACTGGAACCCTCATCAATATCGATGAGGTCCTTCAGCCAAAACATGCCGAACGCCTAAAGCGGTCGTTCACAAGTGACGCGGTGATCAATGTCGCATCGCTCGCCGAGGTCAGGGCAGGAACGGTTACTGCTCAAACACCCACCGTCACGTGGAAATGGCGATCCGAGAATGTCCCGGACGTGGTTTACGGACTCAGCGATCACTACATCTGGGATGCAAGCAGTATCGTGGTCGATAAGAAGTCCGGCCGTCGAGCCAGCACTCAGGCTGCCTATGACGAGACATCGAAGAACTTCACCGAAATGGTGACATACATCAAATCGGCTCTCGACTTTGCGTCGAACGACTGGCCAGGAATTCCTTATCCGTACCCAAAGATGACCATCTTCCGCGGCACAGCCGACATGGAAGCCCCGATGATGGCCAATGACAGTTCCCAAGAGGACCCTAAGTTTCAGCATTTTATCGCCGCACACGAGATCCTGCATACCTACTTTCCGTTCTTTATGGGCATCAACGAACGCCGCTATTCCTTTATGGAAGAAGGATGGACGACCGCCTTCGAGTACGGTTTTAATCAAAAGCGCTTCGGTCAGCCTTTTACGGACGATCTATTCAAAAAGATCCGCGTTGCCAACTGGGTAAATAACGCCGACCCTTCTGCCGATCTTCCAATAATGACGCCCGAGCATGCAGTCTCCGGATTGGTCCAAACCTATGGAGATAACAAATACGGTAAGGCGGCCCTTGGTTATCTTGCCCTCAAGGAACTGCTCGGGGATACCGACTTTCGGAAAGGCCTGCACGGATTCATGAATGACTGGAACGGTAAGCATCCGATGCCGTGGGATATGTTCTACAGCTTCAACACACACACTGAGAAGGATCTGAATTGGTTCTGGAACGCCTGGTTCTTCTCGCACGGGTATATCGACCATGCGATCGTCGATGTCAGGGCAGAGCAAGGCGGCACAATAGTGATGCTGAAGAATATTGGCGGCTACCCTGCACCAGCGAATATGGTCGTGACGTTTACAGATGGATCATCAGAAACGATCCGCCAAGGTCCGGATATTTGGAGGAAAAACACTAAGGAAGTCGAAACTAGGATAAACGTGCCGAAGTCGGTACGCTCGATCGTTCTCGACGGCGGAATATTCATGGACGCGAACGCGGCCGATAACAAGTGGCCAAGGTGA
- a CDS encoding CPBP family intramembrane metalloprotease — protein sequence MNNKFVASIVVCTIYLLLIIVGQKLQVGAGNISLNDLASKQILIAPVVGLIFLTVVTLVSGWSREIGIVPPRTLKSVSLAWLPALFIVCFFLLGAVIGFPPEQTLLFIGVNTLLVGITEEMGFRGILLNGAASRFRLPAAIAFASVAFGAVHALNGFITEEFLFSAAQAVSAAMGAVLFTALLLRSGSIIPGMIVHWLWDFGIFVFTAGRPEDANVTPASSALLLMGPLLFDLPGFLYGLWLLRGIGKRTKEEMVG from the coding sequence ATGAACAACAAGTTCGTAGCGTCGATCGTCGTATGCACGATCTATTTACTACTGATAATCGTTGGTCAAAAGCTACAGGTCGGCGCGGGCAATATCAGCCTGAACGACCTTGCCAGTAAGCAGATACTAATCGCTCCGGTTGTTGGACTGATCTTTCTCACAGTTGTCACCCTGGTCTCCGGATGGAGCCGAGAGATCGGGATCGTGCCGCCGCGAACCTTAAAGAGTGTGTCTCTTGCCTGGCTTCCGGCCCTTTTTATAGTTTGCTTCTTCCTTTTGGGAGCGGTGATCGGGTTTCCACCGGAGCAAACACTGCTGTTCATCGGGGTCAACACTCTTCTTGTCGGAATAACTGAAGAGATGGGATTCCGGGGGATCTTATTGAACGGGGCCGCATCAAGATTCCGGTTGCCTGCAGCAATTGCATTCGCTTCGGTCGCATTCGGTGCTGTTCACGCTCTGAACGGGTTTATCACGGAGGAGTTTCTTTTTTCAGCGGCACAGGCGGTTTCGGCTGCAATGGGAGCTGTGTTATTTACCGCACTATTGCTTCGTTCCGGCTCGATCATTCCGGGGATGATCGTCCATTGGTTATGGGATTTTGGCATCTTTGTTTTCACTGCGGGCCGGCCCGAGGACGCGAATGTAACTCCGGCATCAAGTGCTTTGCTTCTAATGGGCCCGCTTTTGTTCGATCTTCCGGGATTCCTTTATGGACTCTGGCTGCTGCGAGGGATCGGTAAAAGAACCAAGGAAGAAATGGTCGGGTGA
- a CDS encoding CPBP family intramembrane metalloprotease gives MYKRFVISFIVLVVYLAIIMGGAKLEVGDGTMGQGEMISRHISTSLVVGLVFLLAVVGVFGWARDSGLKPVRSTKSLVVLWLPALLILGFFSVGLFLGYPPLKVLIFVGINTLMVGISEELAFRGIFFSGARSAMRPWPAIAITSAIFGAVHVLNGITTGDWGAATTQAVAAAMSGVLFIAILIRTGSIIPAMIVHWLWDFGVFTISTRHGHPAAPVEPTEPGLFLLFAPVLFVLPNFLVGLWFLRGVGERSSEELLD, from the coding sequence ATGTATAAACGGTTTGTCATATCTTTCATCGTTCTGGTCGTTTACCTCGCGATCATTATGGGCGGCGCAAAATTAGAAGTTGGCGACGGCACCATGGGGCAGGGGGAGATGATCAGCCGACATATCTCGACCAGCTTGGTTGTCGGACTTGTTTTCTTGCTTGCGGTAGTTGGCGTCTTTGGTTGGGCCCGTGATTCAGGGCTGAAGCCTGTTCGAAGCACGAAAAGCCTCGTGGTCCTATGGCTTCCCGCACTTTTGATTCTTGGCTTCTTTTCTGTTGGCTTGTTCCTCGGCTATCCGCCGCTCAAGGTGTTGATCTTCGTTGGGATAAACACGCTGATGGTCGGAATCTCGGAAGAGCTCGCGTTCCGAGGCATCTTCTTTAGCGGAGCCAGATCAGCGATGCGGCCTTGGCCCGCGATCGCTATTACTTCGGCGATTTTTGGCGCGGTGCATGTGCTGAATGGGATCACTACCGGCGACTGGGGAGCGGCCACTACGCAAGCTGTCGCGGCCGCGATGTCAGGAGTTTTGTTCATCGCCATTCTGATCAGAACAGGCTCGATCATTCCGGCAATGATCGTTCACTGGCTGTGGGATTTTGGCGTCTTTACGATCAGCACCCGGCATGGACATCCTGCCGCTCCGGTGGAGCCGACAGAACCTGGTCTTTTTCTTCTTTTTGCGCCAGTGCTGTTCGTTTTACCGAATTTTCTTGTCGGGCTTTGGTTTCTTCGCGGAGTTGGGGAGAGATCCAGCGAGGAATTACTGGACTAA